The following proteins come from a genomic window of Malus sylvestris chromosome 4, drMalSylv7.2, whole genome shotgun sequence:
- the LOC126617866 gene encoding uncharacterized protein LOC126617866, translated as MLFEDPPQHRAHTPVIETASSVANMDEDGSPTIQQIRVENPSSREGSIPRAMRRNKARRLKEKGKANDHYTAQHEVAASLRLMVKQNALEAEERKCRHEERAKQIQEEMDDKNMERNTSNYTPMSKAYFDWKKEKETMTRRQLFTSDYTPTMAHDEDDVD; from the coding sequence atgttatttgaagatccacctcaacatagagCTCATACGCCGGTGATCGAAACTGCATCCTCAGTTGCAAATatggatgaagatggatctcctaccattcaacaaataagggtagaaaatccgtcTTCGCGTGAAGGTTCCATACCTAGGGCTATGAGACGAAACAAGGCACGAAGGTtaaaggaaaagggcaaggcaaatgATCATTACAccgctcaacatgaagtggcggCCTCATTGCGATTAATGGTGAAGCAAAATGCCCTTGAGGCGGAAGAAAGGAAGTGTAGGCATGAAGAAcgggccaaacaaatacaagaagagatggatgataagaatatggaaaggaacacttcgaattacactccaatgagtaaggcctattttgattggaaaaaagaaaaagaaactatGACTCGGCGGCAATTGTTTACctctgactatactcctacaatggcgcatgatgaagatgatgttgat